Proteins encoded by one window of Streptomyces sp. NBC_01477:
- a CDS encoding YnfA family protein — MLTLRSLALFVLAAVLEIGGAWLIWQGVREHRGIGWMGAGVVALGLYGFVATRQPDAEFGRILAAYGGVFVAGSLLWGMVADGYRPDRFDITGAVICLVGVGVIMYAPRGG, encoded by the coding sequence ATGCTCACCCTGCGTTCCCTCGCGCTCTTCGTGCTCGCCGCCGTCCTGGAGATCGGCGGCGCCTGGCTGATCTGGCAGGGGGTGCGCGAGCACCGCGGCATCGGCTGGATGGGCGCGGGCGTTGTGGCCCTGGGCCTCTACGGATTCGTCGCGACCCGCCAGCCGGACGCCGAATTCGGCCGCATCCTGGCCGCCTACGGCGGTGTCTTCGTGGCGGGCTCCCTTTTGTGGGGCATGGTCGCCGACGGTTACCGCCCGGACCGCTTCGACATCACCGGAGCGGTGATCTGCCTGGTGGGAGTGGGTGTCATCATGTACGCGCCCCGCGGCGGCTGA
- a CDS encoding roadblock/LC7 domain-containing protein, whose protein sequence is MTVSNRLAWLLDDLTQRVPHVQHALVLSNDGLVTGVSGGLDRPAAEHLAAVSSGFHSLAKGAGRQFGTGGVRQTMVEFDEGYLFVTAAGDGSCLSVLSGMEADVGRVAYEMTLLVHRVGEHLGVAARNPGSIY, encoded by the coding sequence ATGACGGTGAGCAACAGGCTCGCGTGGCTGCTCGATGATCTGACGCAGCGTGTGCCGCACGTGCAGCACGCACTCGTCCTGTCCAACGACGGTCTGGTCACGGGGGTCAGCGGCGGGCTCGACCGCCCGGCGGCCGAGCACCTGGCCGCAGTCTCGTCGGGCTTCCACAGCCTCGCCAAGGGGGCCGGCCGCCAGTTCGGCACCGGCGGAGTGCGGCAGACCATGGTCGAGTTCGACGAGGGCTACCTCTTCGTGACCGCGGCGGGCGACGGCAGCTGCCTGTCGGTCCTCAGCGGCATGGAGGCCGATGTCGGCCGGGTCGCCTACGAGATGACGCTGCTGGTGCACCGGGTCGGGGAGCATCTGGGCGTCGCCGCCCGCAACCCGGGTTCGATTTACTGA
- a CDS encoding DUF6397 family protein, giving the protein MTTKTAGSVGAVGPAGEVETVGAAGTGTVGAARGADPGGRRTLTLNRAREELGLDFSDFELALLLGEIATVGGGTDKPRVPEPEIARVRDAEGGIKALLERIQLVNTTEGAELLGISRERLLRLTRAGCVRPVRWYVNRYRAVVWLYLAAELKEFAAGSPALLAGRLPAAVRECAADGEDQRPRGWRSRRVAQLVRDAPGAWDEAAVWAALLGPEITDSAVPDPSERARLRRIRAALPPGRPGPLADAALIRRLTAADHPDEIALGLVALADALSRARDRDPVPRPLPRRRPPALGPIGDRPRRSLRRLLRSRRQVADG; this is encoded by the coding sequence ATGACGACGAAGACAGCCGGAAGCGTTGGGGCGGTTGGACCGGCCGGCGAGGTCGAGACAGTCGGCGCAGCAGGGACGGGCACGGTCGGAGCGGCTCGCGGAGCGGACCCCGGCGGGCGGCGGACGCTCACCCTCAACCGGGCGCGCGAGGAATTGGGCCTGGATTTCTCGGACTTCGAATTGGCGCTGCTGCTCGGCGAGATCGCCACCGTCGGCGGCGGCACGGACAAACCGCGAGTGCCCGAGCCGGAGATCGCCAGAGTGCGGGACGCCGAGGGCGGGATTAAGGCCCTGCTGGAGCGGATCCAGCTGGTCAACACCACCGAGGGCGCCGAGCTGCTGGGGATCAGCCGTGAGCGGCTGCTCCGGCTGACGAGGGCCGGCTGCGTCCGGCCGGTGCGCTGGTACGTCAACCGCTACCGCGCTGTGGTCTGGCTCTATCTCGCCGCCGAGCTGAAGGAGTTCGCGGCGGGCAGTCCCGCACTGCTGGCCGGCCGGCTGCCCGCGGCGGTGCGTGAATGCGCCGCCGACGGCGAGGACCAGCGGCCGCGCGGCTGGCGGTCGCGCCGGGTCGCCCAACTGGTCAGGGACGCGCCAGGAGCGTGGGACGAGGCCGCGGTGTGGGCCGCGCTCCTCGGCCCCGAGATCACCGACTCGGCGGTGCCCGATCCGTCCGAGCGCGCCCGGCTGCGCAGGATCCGCGCGGCGCTGCCGCCCGGCCGGCCCGGGCCACTGGCCGATGCCGCCCTGATCAGACGGCTCACCGCCGCGGACCACCCGGACGAGATCGCGCTCGGCCTGGTCGCGCTGGCCGACGCCCTGAGCCGGGCGCGCGACCGGGACCCGGTGCCGCGGCCCCTGCCCCGGCGGCGGCCGCCCGCACTCGGACCGATCGGGGACCGGCCGCGGCGGAGTCTGCGCAGGCTGCTGCGGAGCCGTAGGCAGGTCGCCGACGGCTGA
- a CDS encoding DEAD/DEAH box helicase — protein MTLIDQLPSDADPDALFEAFSTWAEGQGISLYPAQEEALIEVVSGANVILSTPTGSGKSLVAAGAHFAALARDEVTFYSAPIKALVSEKFFDLCKLFGTENVGMLTGDASVNPDAPVICCTAEVLASIALRDGRAADVGQVVMDEFHFYAEPDRGWAWQIPLLELPQAQFLLMSATLGDVSRFEEDLTRRTGRPTTVVRSATRPVPLSYEYRSTPLTETLTELLETRQSPVYIVHFTQAAAVERAQALMSINMCSRAEKDAIAELIGNFRFTTTFGRNLSRYVRHGIGVHHAGMLPKYRRLVEKLAQAGLLKVICGTDTLGVGVNVPIRTVLFTALTKYDGQRVRVLRAREFHQIAGRAGRAGFDTAGFVEAQAPEYVIENEKALAKAGDDPKKRRKVVRKKAPEGFVGWSQATFEKLIAADPEPLTSRFRVTHAMLLSVIARPGNAFDAMRSLLEDNHEDRRAQLRHIRRAIAIYRSLLAGGVVERLAEPDAEGRIVRLTVDLQQDFALNQPLSTFALASFELLDPESPSYALDMVSVVESTLDDPRQILAAQQNKARGDAVAAMKADGVEYEERMERLQDVSYPKPMEEILLHAYGVYRKSHPWVGDHPLSPKSVVRDMYERAMTFSEFTSYYELARTEGIVLRYLAGAYKALEHTVPDDLKSEDFQDLTAWLGELVRQVDSSLLDEWEQLANPEVESAEEAAERADQVKPVTANARAFRVLVRNALFRRVELAALEKYHQLGELDAESGWDADTWADAMDAYWDEYDDLGTGPDARGPKLLMIEEQPEHGLWRVRQTFADPNGDHGWGISAEVDLAASDEEGRAVIRLTGVGEL, from the coding sequence GTGACCCTTATCGATCAGCTGCCGTCCGATGCCGACCCCGATGCTCTCTTCGAAGCGTTCTCGACGTGGGCGGAAGGGCAGGGCATCTCGCTCTACCCCGCCCAGGAGGAGGCGCTGATCGAAGTGGTCTCGGGTGCGAACGTGATCCTCTCCACCCCGACCGGATCCGGAAAGAGCCTGGTCGCGGCGGGTGCGCACTTCGCGGCGCTGGCCCGCGACGAGGTCACCTTCTACAGCGCCCCGATCAAGGCGCTGGTATCGGAGAAGTTCTTCGACCTCTGCAAGCTCTTCGGCACCGAGAACGTCGGGATGCTGACCGGTGACGCCTCGGTGAACCCCGACGCACCGGTGATCTGCTGCACGGCCGAGGTCCTCGCCTCGATCGCGCTGCGCGACGGGCGGGCCGCCGATGTCGGCCAGGTGGTCATGGACGAATTCCACTTCTACGCCGAGCCGGACCGCGGCTGGGCCTGGCAGATCCCGCTGCTGGAACTGCCGCAGGCGCAGTTCCTGCTGATGTCGGCGACTCTCGGTGACGTCAGCCGTTTCGAGGAGGACCTGACCCGGCGCACCGGGCGGCCCACCACGGTGGTGCGCTCGGCGACCCGTCCGGTGCCGCTGAGCTACGAATACCGCAGCACACCGCTGACCGAGACGCTGACCGAGCTGCTGGAGACCCGTCAGTCGCCGGTCTACATCGTGCACTTCACCCAGGCCGCCGCCGTCGAGCGGGCGCAGGCGCTGATGAGCATCAACATGTGCAGCCGGGCGGAGAAGGACGCGATCGCCGAGCTGATCGGCAACTTCCGCTTCACCACCACCTTCGGCCGCAACCTGTCGCGCTACGTCCGGCACGGCATCGGCGTGCACCACGCGGGGATGCTGCCCAAATACCGCCGGCTGGTGGAGAAGCTGGCGCAGGCCGGCCTGCTCAAGGTGATCTGCGGTACGGACACGCTCGGCGTGGGCGTCAATGTGCCGATCCGCACGGTGCTCTTCACCGCGCTCACCAAATACGACGGGCAGCGGGTACGGGTGCTGCGCGCCCGGGAATTCCACCAGATCGCCGGCCGCGCCGGGCGGGCCGGCTTCGACACGGCGGGCTTCGTCGAGGCGCAGGCGCCCGAGTACGTCATCGAGAACGAGAAGGCGCTCGCGAAGGCGGGCGACGACCCGAAGAAGCGCCGCAAGGTCGTGCGCAAGAAGGCGCCCGAGGGTTTTGTCGGCTGGTCCCAGGCCACCTTCGAGAAGCTGATCGCCGCGGACCCGGAACCGCTCACCTCGCGCTTCCGGGTCACCCACGCCATGCTGCTGTCGGTGATCGCCCGGCCGGGCAACGCCTTCGACGCGATGCGCAGCCTGCTGGAGGACAACCACGAGGACCGCCGCGCGCAACTGCGGCACATCCGCCGGGCCATCGCCATCTACCGTTCGCTGCTGGCCGGCGGTGTGGTGGAACGGCTCGCCGAGCCGGACGCGGAGGGCAGGATCGTCCGGCTGACCGTCGACCTGCAGCAGGACTTCGCGCTGAACCAGCCGCTGTCCACTTTCGCGCTGGCCTCCTTCGAACTGCTCGACCCGGAGTCCCCCTCCTACGCCCTGGACATGGTGTCGGTGGTGGAGTCGACGCTGGACGACCCGCGGCAGATCCTGGCGGCCCAGCAGAACAAGGCCAGGGGCGATGCGGTGGCCGCGATGAAGGCCGACGGCGTGGAGTACGAGGAGCGCATGGAGCGCTTGCAGGACGTGTCGTACCCCAAGCCGATGGAGGAGATCCTCCTGCACGCCTACGGCGTGTACCGCAAGAGCCACCCGTGGGTCGGTGATCATCCGCTGTCCCCCAAATCAGTGGTGCGCGACATGTACGAGCGCGCGATGACGTTCTCCGAATTCACCTCGTACTACGAGCTGGCCAGGACCGAGGGCATCGTGCTGCGCTATCTGGCCGGTGCCTACAAGGCGCTGGAGCACACCGTGCCCGACGACCTCAAGTCCGAGGACTTCCAGGATCTGACCGCCTGGCTCGGTGAGCTGGTCCGGCAGGTCGACTCCAGCCTGCTGGACGAGTGGGAGCAGTTGGCCAACCCGGAGGTGGAGAGCGCCGAGGAGGCCGCGGAGCGGGCCGACCAGGTCAAGCCGGTCACCGCGAACGCCCGCGCCTTCCGGGTGCTGGTCCGCAACGCGCTCTTCCGCCGGGTGGAGCTTGCCGCGCTGGAGAAATACCACCAGCTCGGCGAACTCGACGCGGAGTCCGGCTGGGACGCGGACACCTGGGCGGACGCGATGGACGCCTACTGGGACGAATACGACGACCTGGGCACCGGCCCCGACGCCCGCGGGCCGAAGCTGCTCATGATCGAGGAGCAGCCGGAACACGGGCTGTGGCGCGTGCGCCAGACCTTCGCCGATCCCAACGGCGACCACGGCTGGGGCATCTCGGCCGAGGTGGACCTGGCCGCCTCCGACGAGGAGGGCCGGGCGGTGATCAGGCTCACCGGTGTCGGCGAGCTGTAG
- a CDS encoding metal-dependent hydrolase: MMGPAHSLSGAAAWLGVGAIAAGLDHPMPWPTVVVGALICAGAALAPDLDHQAATISRAFGPLSRALCKIVDKLAHATYKATRMKGDPRRAGGHRTLTHTWLWAVMVGAGFSAAAVYGGRWAVLTILFIHMVLAVEGLLWRQARMSSDVLVWLLGATSAWVLADVLDDPGNGKDWLFTQPGQHYLWIGLPIVLGSLVHCVGDALTVSGCPVLWPIPIGRRRWYPIGPPRPMRFRAGSWVEIKVLTPIFFVLGGGCALGALGVFG; this comes from the coding sequence ATGATGGGACCTGCGCACTCACTGTCCGGAGCGGCGGCCTGGCTGGGCGTCGGGGCGATTGCGGCGGGCCTCGACCATCCGATGCCCTGGCCGACCGTCGTGGTGGGCGCACTGATCTGCGCGGGCGCCGCTCTCGCCCCCGACCTGGACCACCAGGCGGCGACGATCTCCCGGGCCTTCGGACCGCTGTCCCGGGCGCTGTGCAAGATCGTGGACAAGCTGGCGCACGCCACGTACAAGGCGACCCGCATGAAGGGCGACCCTCGGCGGGCCGGCGGCCACCGCACCCTCACCCACACCTGGCTGTGGGCCGTGATGGTCGGCGCCGGATTCTCGGCGGCCGCGGTCTACGGCGGCCGCTGGGCGGTGCTCACCATCCTCTTCATCCACATGGTGCTCGCCGTGGAGGGCCTGCTGTGGCGGCAGGCCAGGATGTCGAGCGACGTACTGGTCTGGCTGCTCGGGGCGACCAGCGCCTGGGTGCTCGCCGATGTGCTGGACGACCCGGGCAACGGCAAGGACTGGCTGTTCACCCAGCCGGGCCAGCACTACCTGTGGATCGGCCTGCCGATCGTGCTGGGCTCCCTGGTGCACTGCGTCGGCGACGCCCTGACCGTGTCGGGCTGCCCGGTGCTGTGGCCGATACCGATCGGCCGGCGCCGCTGGTATCCGATCGGCCCGCCGAGGCCCATGCGATTCCGGGCCGGGAGCTGGGTGGAGATCAAGGTCCTCACCCCGATCTTCTTCGTTCTCGGCGGCGGCTGCGCCCTGGGCGCCCTCGGCGTCTTCGGCTGA
- a CDS encoding ABC transporter ATP-binding protein: MIGVRPPDYDPAAPQQTNTLPVGSPATVRTYVRELARRHRGAFILLVAVNTVAVLASMVGPYLLGGLVQDLSDGKRDVPLGRVVAFFLAALVVQAYFVRLVRLRGAVLGELMLADLREDFLVRAVSLPPGVLERAGTGDLLSRITTDIDRLANAMREAVPELAIAVVWAGLLLGALAVTSPPLALSVLVALPVLVVGVRWYFRRAPQAYRSEAAGYAAVAAVLTESVDAGRTIEAHGLGGRRQELSRQRIGQWVAWERYTMWLRTVLFPVINATHVLILTSVLMIGGVFALNGWVSAGELTTGALYAQMLVDPVNLILRWYDELQVAQVSLARLVGVREVEESAGDERISPEGREVAADQVRFGYRKGSDVLHGISLNVPPGTRLALVGPSGAGKSTLGRLLAGIYAPRTGEVTLGGAELARMPAERVREHVALVNQEHHVFVGTLRDNLQLARATAVDDQLWEALRAVDAEEWARALSDGLDTEVGSGGSVLTPAQAQQLALARLVLADPHTLVLDEATSLLDPRAARHLERSLSRVLDGRTVVAIAHRLHTAHDADVIAVVEDGRISELGSHHELVAADGAYAALWRSWHG, encoded by the coding sequence ATGATCGGCGTGCGACCGCCGGACTACGATCCGGCCGCGCCGCAGCAGACCAACACCCTGCCGGTGGGCTCGCCCGCGACGGTACGGACCTATGTCCGCGAGCTGGCCCGGAGGCACCGCGGTGCCTTCATCCTGCTGGTGGCGGTGAACACGGTGGCCGTGCTGGCCTCGATGGTGGGCCCCTATCTGCTCGGCGGCCTGGTGCAGGACCTCTCGGACGGCAAGCGCGATGTCCCTCTCGGCCGGGTGGTGGCCTTCTTCCTGGCCGCGCTGGTGGTGCAGGCGTACTTCGTCCGGCTGGTGCGGCTGCGCGGGGCGGTCCTCGGTGAGCTGATGCTGGCCGATCTGCGGGAGGACTTCCTGGTCCGGGCGGTGTCGCTGCCGCCCGGGGTCCTGGAGCGCGCGGGCACCGGCGACCTGCTCTCCCGGATCACCACCGACATCGACCGGCTGGCCAACGCGATGCGCGAGGCCGTACCGGAACTGGCCATCGCCGTGGTCTGGGCGGGGCTGCTGCTGGGCGCCCTCGCGGTGACCTCGCCCCCGCTCGCGCTCTCGGTGCTGGTCGCGCTGCCGGTGCTGGTGGTCGGTGTCCGCTGGTATTTCCGGCGCGCCCCGCAGGCCTACCGCTCCGAGGCCGCCGGATACGCGGCCGTCGCCGCGGTGCTGACCGAGTCCGTCGACGCCGGCCGCACCATCGAGGCGCACGGCCTCGGCGGTCGCAGGCAGGAGCTGTCGCGGCAGCGGATCGGCCAGTGGGTGGCGTGGGAGCGCTACACGATGTGGCTGCGTACCGTCCTCTTCCCGGTGATCAACGCCACCCATGTGCTGATCCTGACCTCGGTGCTGATGATCGGCGGTGTCTTCGCGCTGAACGGGTGGGTGTCGGCGGGCGAGCTGACCACCGGCGCCCTCTACGCCCAGATGCTGGTGGACCCGGTCAACCTCATCCTGCGCTGGTACGACGAGCTGCAGGTCGCCCAGGTCTCGCTGGCCCGGCTGGTCGGGGTGCGCGAGGTCGAGGAGTCCGCGGGGGACGAGCGGATCTCGCCTGAGGGCCGCGAGGTCGCCGCCGACCAGGTGCGCTTCGGCTACCGGAAGGGCAGCGACGTCCTGCACGGCATCAGCCTCAATGTGCCGCCCGGCACCCGGCTGGCGCTGGTCGGACCGTCCGGCGCGGGCAAGTCCACCCTCGGCCGGCTGCTGGCCGGGATCTACGCGCCGCGGACCGGCGAGGTCACCCTCGGCGGGGCGGAACTGGCCCGGATGCCGGCCGAGCGGGTCCGCGAGCATGTGGCCCTGGTCAACCAGGAGCACCACGTCTTCGTCGGCACGCTCCGCGACAATCTGCAGCTGGCCCGGGCGACCGCGGTGGACGACCAGCTCTGGGAGGCGCTGCGCGCGGTGGACGCCGAGGAGTGGGCGCGGGCGCTGTCCGACGGCCTGGACACCGAGGTGGGCTCGGGCGGCTCGGTGCTCACCCCGGCGCAGGCCCAGCAGCTCGCGCTGGCCCGGCTGGTGCTCGCCGACCCGCACACCCTGGTGCTCGACGAGGCCACCTCGCTGCTCGACCCGCGGGCGGCCCGCCACCTGGAACGCTCGCTGTCCCGGGTGCTGGACGGTCGCACGGTCGTCGCCATCGCGCACCGGCTGCACACCGCGCACGACGCGGACGTGATCGCGGTGGTCGAGGACGGCCGGATCAGTGAACTGGGCAGCCATCACGAGCTGGTCGCCGCCGACGGCGCCTACGCTGCGCTCTGGCGGTCCTGGCACGGCTGA
- a CDS encoding ABC transporter ATP-binding protein: MTSLRDLPLSDPGVPDARSGFRFLLWLEVRQWRGQVQAAAWGTLHMAAVASFPAAVGLAVQAVVDRSGMRLGLAGGLMLLLGLLTALGDTMLHRTAVTNWISVAARVQQLLAGKTVELGAVLTRRVAAGEVVAVSTGDVEKIGWFVEALARFTSALLATVGVAVALVVYQPALGVIVAASVPVLALAVLPLLPAATRRADLQREKAGKATELASDTVAGLRVLRGIGGEELFLDRYRRASQQVRAAAVHSARMWALISAVQVLLPGLLLVAVAWYGARLALDGRISVGELVTVYGSVAFLMMPLRNFEEIAMAWSFSRPSAKRAARVLALQRGHEGAVPSTADGAAEAEVPALTGELHDPLTGLRATPGLLTAVVCGDPDAAGRLADRLGGHSPSGTGADPSATLGGHRLDALPLAAVRTAVLVQDKDPVLLSGTLAELLAVPSSGRVTPEAALAAAQCGDVLDALAQSLIGTGAGGGAGSSSGSGDPMLARITERGRSLSGGQRQRLALARSLVTDPEVLVLDEPTSAVDAHTEARIARALGTVRAGRTTVVFTSSPLVLDRADRVVFVDDGTAVAAGGHHELLRTDPRYRAVVTREADPGPAPVPAPVGVPRPAATMEESA, translated from the coding sequence ATGACGTCCCTACGCGATCTCCCGCTGTCCGACCCCGGTGTTCCCGACGCGCGCTCGGGCTTCCGCTTCCTGCTCTGGCTGGAGGTAAGACAATGGCGCGGCCAGGTGCAGGCCGCCGCCTGGGGCACCCTGCACATGGCCGCGGTCGCGTCCTTTCCCGCCGCCGTCGGACTGGCCGTCCAGGCCGTGGTGGACCGCTCGGGAATGCGACTGGGCCTGGCCGGCGGGCTGATGCTGCTGCTCGGGCTGCTCACCGCGCTCGGCGACACGATGCTGCACCGTACGGCGGTGACCAACTGGATCAGTGTCGCGGCGCGCGTCCAGCAGTTGCTCGCGGGCAAGACCGTCGAGCTGGGCGCGGTGCTCACCCGCCGGGTGGCGGCGGGCGAAGTGGTGGCCGTCAGCACCGGCGATGTCGAGAAGATCGGCTGGTTCGTCGAGGCGCTGGCGCGCTTCACCTCTGCCCTGCTCGCCACTGTCGGGGTGGCCGTCGCCCTAGTGGTCTACCAGCCCGCGCTCGGCGTGATCGTGGCCGCGTCGGTGCCGGTGCTCGCGCTCGCGGTGCTGCCGCTGCTGCCCGCGGCGACCCGGCGCGCCGACCTCCAGCGGGAGAAGGCGGGCAAGGCCACGGAATTGGCGTCCGACACGGTGGCGGGGCTGCGGGTGCTGCGCGGCATCGGCGGCGAGGAGCTGTTCCTCGACCGCTACCGCCGCGCCTCGCAGCAGGTGCGGGCCGCCGCGGTGCACAGCGCCCGGATGTGGGCGCTGATCAGCGCGGTGCAGGTGCTGCTGCCCGGCCTGCTGCTGGTCGCCGTCGCCTGGTACGGCGCCAGGCTCGCGCTGGACGGGCGGATCTCGGTGGGCGAGCTGGTCACGGTGTACGGCTCGGTGGCCTTCCTGATGATGCCGCTGCGGAATTTCGAGGAGATCGCCATGGCCTGGTCCTTCTCCCGTCCCTCGGCCAAGCGCGCGGCCCGGGTGCTGGCGCTGCAGCGGGGGCACGAGGGCGCTGTGCCCTCCACGGCGGACGGCGCCGCGGAAGCGGAGGTGCCCGCGCTCACCGGGGAACTGCACGACCCGCTGACCGGGCTGCGCGCCACGCCCGGGCTGCTGACCGCGGTGGTGTGCGGCGACCCGGACGCGGCGGGGCGGCTGGCCGACCGGCTGGGCGGCCACAGCCCGTCGGGGACCGGCGCGGACCCCTCGGCCACACTCGGCGGCCACCGGCTGGACGCGCTGCCGCTGGCCGCCGTCAGGACCGCGGTGCTGGTCCAGGACAAGGACCCGGTGCTGCTGTCGGGCACGCTGGCCGAGCTGCTCGCGGTGCCGTCGTCCGGCCGCGTCACACCCGAAGCCGCGCTCGCCGCGGCCCAGTGCGGCGATGTGCTGGACGCGCTGGCGCAATCGCTGATCGGAACCGGGGCCGGTGGCGGGGCAGGCTCCAGCTCGGGCTCGGGTGATCCGATGCTCGCCCGGATCACCGAGCGGGGACGGTCGCTGTCCGGCGGGCAGCGGCAGCGCCTCGCGCTGGCCCGCTCGCTGGTCACCGACCCGGAGGTGCTGGTGCTCGACGAGCCGACGTCGGCGGTCGACGCCCACACCGAGGCCCGGATCGCCCGCGCGCTCGGGACGGTCAGAGCGGGCCGCACCACCGTCGTCTTCACGTCGAGCCCGCTGGTGCTCGACCGGGCCGACCGGGTGGTCTTCGTCGACGACGGCACCGCCGTCGCGGCAGGCGGCCACCACGAACTGCTGCGGACCGACCCCCGCTACCGGGCCGTCGTCACCCGCGAGGCCGACCCCGGCCCCGCCCCGGTACCGGCGCCCGTCGGCGTCCCGCGCCCCGCCGCCACGATGGAGGAATCCGCATGA
- a CDS encoding carbohydrate-binding module family 20 domain-containing protein has product MRSRALNASLAAVVAAAGLFAATVQQAHATPPGSKDVTATLFQWRYASVAKACTDQLGPAGYGYVEVSPATENIQGDQWWTSYQPVSYKLQNRLGDEAAFASMVNTCHAAGVKVVADAVINHMSAGSGTGTGGTNYSKYNYPGYYQDQDFHTCRTSISNYQDRSNVQNCELVGLADLNTGSDYVRSTIAGYLNHLIALGVDGFRVDAAKHMAETDLAAIKAKLSNPNIYWAQEAIYGAGEAVQPGEYVNTGDVDAFQGAFDLKRIFNGQKLASLSNWGASWGAGYVSSDKARTFVDNWDTERNGSTLSYKDNATYTLANVYVLAWPYGSPNVYSGYEFSNNDAGPPNGGTVNACYSDGWKCQHAWPQISGMVGFRNAVSGTAVTNWWDNGNNAIAFGRGSKGYVAINHEGSALTQTFTTSLPAGTYCDVQHSGATYSVGSDHRFTATIGANDAVALYAGGPCAASGGTTGGTSTGGTTNPAAGASFAVNATTVLGQNIYVVGDNSTLGNWNTGSALLLSSASYPVWKLDVTMAAGTSFQYKYIRKDGAGNVTWESGANRTATVPATGKTVLNDTWRN; this is encoded by the coding sequence ATGAGATCCCGTGCACTGAACGCTTCGCTGGCCGCAGTCGTCGCGGCAGCGGGACTGTTCGCCGCCACCGTCCAACAGGCGCACGCGACCCCGCCCGGCAGCAAGGACGTCACGGCGACGCTCTTCCAGTGGCGTTACGCCTCGGTCGCCAAGGCCTGCACCGACCAGCTCGGCCCGGCCGGTTACGGCTACGTCGAGGTCTCGCCCGCCACCGAGAACATCCAGGGCGACCAGTGGTGGACCTCCTACCAGCCGGTCAGCTACAAGCTGCAGAACCGCCTCGGCGACGAGGCGGCGTTCGCGAGCATGGTGAACACCTGCCACGCGGCCGGTGTGAAGGTCGTCGCCGACGCGGTGATCAACCACATGTCGGCGGGCTCCGGCACCGGCACCGGGGGCACGAACTACAGCAAGTACAACTACCCCGGCTACTACCAGGACCAGGACTTCCACACCTGCCGGACGAGCATCTCCAACTACCAGGACCGCTCCAACGTCCAGAACTGCGAGCTGGTCGGCCTCGCCGATCTCAACACCGGCAGCGACTACGTGCGCAGCACCATCGCCGGGTACCTGAACCACCTGATAGCGCTCGGCGTCGACGGCTTCCGCGTCGACGCCGCCAAGCACATGGCCGAGACCGACCTCGCGGCGATCAAGGCCAAGCTCAGCAACCCGAACATCTACTGGGCGCAGGAGGCGATCTACGGCGCGGGCGAGGCCGTACAGCCCGGCGAGTACGTCAACACCGGGGACGTGGACGCCTTCCAGGGCGCCTTCGACCTCAAGCGGATCTTCAACGGGCAGAAGCTGGCCTCCCTCAGCAACTGGGGCGCGTCCTGGGGCGCCGGCTACGTGTCCAGCGACAAGGCCCGCACCTTCGTCGACAACTGGGACACCGAGCGCAACGGCTCGACGCTCAGCTACAAGGACAACGCCACCTACACCCTGGCCAACGTCTACGTGCTCGCGTGGCCGTACGGCTCGCCGAACGTCTACTCCGGCTACGAGTTCTCCAACAACGACGCGGGTCCGCCGAACGGCGGCACCGTCAACGCCTGCTACAGCGACGGCTGGAAGTGCCAGCACGCGTGGCCGCAGATCTCCGGCATGGTCGGCTTCCGCAACGCCGTCTCCGGCACCGCGGTGACCAACTGGTGGGACAACGGCAACAACGCCATCGCGTTCGGCCGCGGCAGCAAGGGCTATGTCGCGATCAACCACGAGGGCAGCGCGCTCACCCAGACCTTCACCACGTCGCTGCCGGCCGGCACCTATTGCGACGTGCAGCACAGCGGCGCCACCTATTCCGTCGGCTCCGACCACAGGTTCACCGCCACCATCGGCGCGAACGACGCGGTCGCCCTCTATGCCGGGGGACCCTGCGCGGCCTCGGGCGGCACCACCGGCGGTACGAGCACCGGCGGTACGACGAACCCGGCGGCGGGCGCGTCCTTCGCGGTGAACGCCACCACAGTGCTGGGCCAGAACATCTACGTCGTCGGCGACAACTCCACCCTGGGCAACTGGAACACCGGCAGCGCCCTGCTGCTGTCCTCGGCGAGCTACCCGGTGTGGAAGCTGGACGTCACCATGGCCGCGGGGACGTCCTTCCAGTACAAGTACATCCGGAAGGACGGCGCCGGGAACGTGACCTGGGAGTCCGGCGCCAACCGGACGGCCACCGTCCCGGCCACCGGCAAGACCGTACTGAACGACACCTGGCGCAACTGA
- the mscL gene encoding large conductance mechanosensitive channel protein MscL: MMKGFRTFLLRGNVVDLAVGIVIGAAFTALVNGFVKAFLTPIVGLVSGATGDFSVRTFHASGVTFPYGTFIDATISFVIVAAVIYFLVVLPMNRMQEKFFPKAAAAPMRECPECLTAIPAAAKRCSACTAPIAPTVVAQGGPVDIDK; this comes from the coding sequence ATGATGAAGGGCTTCCGCACCTTCCTGCTCCGCGGCAATGTCGTCGACCTCGCGGTCGGCATCGTCATCGGCGCCGCCTTCACCGCCCTGGTGAACGGCTTCGTCAAAGCGTTCCTGACCCCGATCGTCGGCCTGGTCAGCGGCGCCACCGGTGACTTCAGCGTCAGGACCTTCCACGCCTCGGGGGTCACCTTCCCCTACGGCACCTTCATCGACGCGACGATCAGCTTCGTGATCGTCGCGGCGGTGATCTACTTCCTGGTCGTGCTGCCGATGAACCGGATGCAGGAGAAGTTCTTCCCCAAGGCCGCGGCCGCGCCGATGCGCGAGTGCCCGGAGTGCCTGACCGCGATCCCGGCCGCGGCCAAGCGGTGCAGCGCCTGCACCGCGCCGATCGCGCCGACCGTGGTCGCCCAGGGCGGCCCCGTCGACATCGACAAGTAG